The proteins below come from a single Chryseobacterium capnotolerans genomic window:
- a CDS encoding vWA domain-containing protein, whose product MNRRLLAYFLLDTSGSMNGEPIQALNNGFNGLISMLRADPQAMESLHLSVITFDREVKNIIPLTALSNFYPIEITCPDSGPTHTGAALEMVSDLVQKDLVKGSADEKGDWQPLLFIFTDGKPSDIQKYRQMIPILRGLEFGAIVGCAAGPKADEQSLKELTDHVVKLDTTDAITLSSFSNG is encoded by the coding sequence ATGAACAGAAGATTATTAGCCTATTTTTTACTGGATACTTCCGGCTCTATGAACGGGGAACCTATCCAGGCACTGAACAACGGCTTTAACGGGCTTATCAGTATGCTTCGTGCAGATCCGCAGGCGATGGAAAGCCTTCATTTAAGTGTTATTACCTTTGATAGAGAAGTTAAGAATATTATTCCTTTAACAGCTCTTTCCAATTTTTATCCCATTGAAATTACATGTCCGGATAGTGGACCAACTCATACCGGGGCTGCACTGGAAATGGTATCTGATCTTGTTCAGAAAGATCTTGTAAAAGGATCTGCTGATGAAAAAGGTGACTGGCAGCCTTTACTCTTTATATTTACTGATGGAAAACCTTCCGATATTCAGAAATACAGACAGATGATTCCAATTCTTAGAGGTCTTGAGTTTGGAGCCATTGTAGGCTGTGCGGCAGGACCTAAAGCTGATGAACAGTCTTTGAAAGAACTCACGGATCATGTGGTAAAGCTGGATACTACAGATGCGATCACTCTTTCATCTTTTTCAAATGGGTGA
- a CDS encoding TerY-C metal binding domain-containing protein — protein sequence MRRLPIYFLIDVSESMVGDPIEQVQEGISNIVRELKKDPYSLETVYISVVGFAGEAEVITPLQDIISFYPPKIPIGSGTSLSQGLIKIMDCIDQDIVKTTYDRKGDWKPIVFLFTDGVPTDDAAKAIERWNSKYNGKSNTIAVSIGENTNYKLLGSLADNVLLFNNTDENSYKEFFKWVTDSIKTTSQSVTEAKKEGINLSKIDSVILEKVDPQMEQRFPDNNFVVLNGKCSETDKLYLMKFKKTFGESSIPGMSTRYYKLEGAYKIDEKAYYRLSSAQRSNLKISIEELQGGTSCPHCANPIALATCACGGIHCLQGEGYNKCPWCGTSDYYGYSGGGFDINRTLG from the coding sequence ATGAGAAGACTACCGATTTATTTTTTAATTGATGTCTCCGAATCTATGGTAGGAGACCCGATTGAGCAGGTGCAGGAAGGAATTTCCAACATTGTCAGGGAACTTAAGAAAGATCCGTATTCATTGGAAACGGTGTATATTTCTGTGGTAGGTTTTGCAGGAGAAGCTGAAGTGATTACACCACTTCAGGATATCATAAGTTTTTATCCTCCAAAAATTCCGATTGGCAGTGGTACATCACTGTCTCAAGGATTGATTAAAATAATGGACTGTATAGATCAGGATATTGTAAAAACAACCTATGATAGAAAAGGAGATTGGAAGCCTATCGTATTTTTGTTTACAGACGGGGTTCCTACTGATGATGCTGCCAAAGCGATTGAAAGATGGAACAGCAAGTATAACGGAAAATCTAATACCATTGCAGTATCTATAGGAGAGAATACCAATTATAAGCTGTTGGGTTCACTGGCAGATAATGTTTTACTGTTTAATAATACGGATGAAAATTCCTATAAAGAATTCTTCAAATGGGTAACAGATTCTATTAAAACAACCAGTCAAAGTGTAACAGAAGCGAAGAAAGAAGGAATTAATTTATCTAAAATAGATTCTGTTATTCTGGAAAAGGTAGATCCGCAGATGGAACAGCGTTTTCCGGATAATAACTTTGTTGTTTTGAATGGTAAATGTTCAGAGACGGATAAACTCTATCTGATGAAGTTTAAGAAGACATTCGGAGAATCCAGTATTCCGGGGATGTCTACAAGATATTATAAACTGGAAGGCGCTTATAAAATTGATGAGAAAGCTTATTACAGGTTGTCTTCTGCCCAAAGAAGCAATCTTAAAATTTCAATAGAAGAACTTCAGGGTGGAACTTCTTGCCCACATTGTGCAAATCCTATTGCTTTGGCCACCTGTGCTTGTGGCGGAATCCATTGTCTGCAAGGGGAAGGATACAATAAATGTCCCTGGTGTGGAACATCCGATTATTACGGGTATTCCGGCGGTGGATTTGATATCAACAGAACATTAGGTTAA
- a CDS encoding PP2C family serine/threonine-protein phosphatase, with product MKIPSFYFGIGRKPMEKGTIHKEKEEFKEVHWVLQHAHSGKFYEFTFEMADFPNIRIKNIGNLEETGLTFENDRIFGIPKAHSMYHLDIEFFHTEDKEHTDVKRVSLLINIDPKDLWKNIPSDRNDDFYKEDEVSFQGTFLDKKIVAASKRGRSHAHEGKFREDDFAVNELPADWNIISVSDGAGSAVMAREGSRLATISVNEFFSVPEVLTEIENNINIFYTAEVSKKERDEAKENVIRLLYEGVLHVHHELDKTALENDLSINDLHATLIFALVKKFSFGYVILSFGVGDCPINLINTDFSKVELLNTMDVGEFSGGTRFMTMKEIFNDHIVSRFRITCMKDFSYLVLMTDGIYDPKFLTENKLEDTESWKIFFNDLNGDNDDLTKVDFMNDAEIAQQLLLWTDFWSRGNHDDRTLAIIY from the coding sequence ATGAAAATACCTTCATTTTATTTTGGAATCGGGAGAAAGCCTATGGAAAAAGGAACTATTCATAAAGAAAAAGAAGAGTTTAAAGAAGTTCACTGGGTATTACAACATGCCCATTCAGGGAAGTTCTATGAATTCACTTTTGAGATGGCTGATTTTCCTAACATCAGGATTAAAAATATTGGAAACCTTGAAGAAACCGGACTAACGTTTGAAAATGACAGGATTTTTGGGATTCCGAAAGCCCATAGTATGTATCATCTGGATATAGAATTTTTTCACACAGAAGATAAAGAGCATACAGATGTTAAAAGAGTTTCGTTATTAATCAATATTGATCCTAAAGATTTGTGGAAAAATATTCCAAGTGATCGAAATGATGACTTTTATAAAGAAGATGAGGTTTCATTTCAGGGAACTTTTTTGGATAAAAAAATTGTTGCAGCTTCCAAAAGAGGCCGTTCTCATGCCCATGAAGGGAAATTCAGAGAAGATGATTTTGCAGTGAATGAACTTCCGGCAGATTGGAATATTATCTCAGTTTCTGATGGTGCCGGTTCTGCTGTCATGGCAAGGGAAGGTTCAAGATTAGCTACAATTTCTGTTAATGAGTTTTTTAGCGTTCCTGAAGTTTTAACTGAGATTGAAAATAACATCAATATCTTTTATACTGCAGAAGTCTCAAAGAAAGAACGGGATGAAGCCAAAGAAAATGTAATAAGACTTTTATATGAAGGTGTTTTACATGTTCATCATGAACTCGATAAAACGGCGCTAGAGAATGATCTTTCCATTAATGATCTGCATGCCACACTTATTTTTGCTTTGGTTAAAAAGTTCAGCTTTGGATATGTGATCCTGAGTTTCGGAGTAGGAGACTGCCCAATCAATCTGATCAATACTGATTTTTCCAAAGTAGAATTACTGAATACAATGGATGTGGGAGAGTTCAGTGGAGGAACTCGCTTTATGACCATGAAGGAAATTTTCAACGATCATATTGTTTCCCGTTTCAGAATAACATGTATGAAAGATTTTTCATATCTGGTGCTCATGACGGATGGAATTTATGATCCTAAATTTCTTACCGAAAATAAATTGGAAGATACAGAAAGCTGGAAAATATTTTTTAACGATCTTAATGGAGATAATGATGATCTTACGAAAGTAGATTTTATGAATGATGCAGAAATTGCTCAACAACTTCTCCTTTGGACTGATTTCTGGAGCCGTGGAAACCATGACGATCGTACACTGGCCATAATTTATTAA
- a CDS encoding serine/threonine-protein kinase, translating to MKNTIKVVSVLDASKSYEYVDEKPIQGGVKDVYFSPDRTYVVAFYRNPLDEGQKERIMRIVSTYLQNIRNGNAAEYFLNEIFRWPYDIVERDRLTGIIVPVYNQKFFFAKGYVGSDNIQNEDKVGKWFTAPMFRNPQYPLRLDRSELGDWLSYFQIAINISRGVKKLHQMGLAHSDLSYNNILVDPVTKSACIIDIDGLVVPKLFPPEVIGTADFIAPEVLKTQHLGLQDPARHLPNQKTDLHALAVLIYMYLLRRHPLRGGKIWDLDSEKDEVISMGEKALFVEHPNDPSNNVRADHLRKWDTFWGDPKRFLIL from the coding sequence ATGAAAAATACTATAAAGGTTGTTTCTGTCCTGGATGCATCCAAATCCTATGAATATGTAGATGAAAAGCCAATCCAGGGAGGCGTAAAAGATGTTTACTTTTCACCGGACAGAACGTATGTGGTTGCTTTTTACAGAAATCCGCTGGATGAAGGACAGAAAGAAAGGATTATGAGAATTGTTTCTACCTACCTTCAAAATATCCGAAATGGAAATGCAGCAGAATACTTTCTGAATGAAATATTCAGATGGCCTTATGATATTGTAGAAAGAGATAGGTTAACAGGTATTATTGTTCCTGTTTACAATCAAAAATTCTTCTTTGCTAAAGGATATGTAGGTTCAGATAATATTCAGAATGAAGATAAAGTGGGAAAATGGTTCACCGCACCTATGTTCAGAAATCCGCAATATCCGCTAAGGCTTGACAGATCTGAGCTCGGGGATTGGCTGAGCTATTTTCAGATTGCGATTAATATCAGCCGTGGGGTAAAGAAACTCCATCAAATGGGACTAGCGCATTCAGACTTATCTTATAATAATATTCTGGTAGATCCGGTAACCAAATCGGCCTGTATTATTGATATTGATGGACTTGTTGTTCCTAAATTATTTCCACCTGAAGTTATTGGAACTGCAGATTTTATTGCTCCTGAAGTTTTAAAGACCCAACATTTGGGACTTCAGGATCCAGCAAGGCATCTGCCTAATCAGAAAACTGATTTACATGCCCTTGCCGTTTTGATTTACATGTATCTGTTGAGAAGACACCCACTTCGTGGTGGAAAGATCTGGGATCTGGATTCTGAAAAGGATGAAGTGATATCCATGGGTGAAAAAGCTCTGTTTGTAGAACATCCCAATGATCCTTCCAATAATGTAAGAGCTGATCATCTGAGAAAATGGGATACTTTCTGGGGTGACCCTAAAAGATTCCTTATACTGTAA
- a CDS encoding GNAT family N-acetyltransferase — MKTPLTYQQATEKDIDYLLDLRTKTMVPHYAESNLPTDRETTLGRILDQFDKAYIIFLNNQPIGLLKINREDTNIDVLQLQIDPSQQGKGLGKMILTDILEEASAKGKTASLSVLKTNKAQKLYLSLGFKTISEDEHSFFMEFSPI, encoded by the coding sequence ATGAAAACTCCACTTACTTATCAACAAGCCACAGAAAAAGATATTGATTATCTCCTTGATCTAAGGACGAAGACCATGGTTCCACATTATGCAGAATCCAATCTTCCTACAGACCGGGAAACAACTCTTGGCAGAATTCTGGATCAGTTTGATAAAGCTTATATTATTTTTTTGAACAATCAACCTATCGGGCTTTTAAAAATAAACAGGGAAGATACCAATATAGATGTCTTACAGCTTCAGATCGACCCCAGCCAGCAAGGCAAAGGATTAGGAAAAATGATATTGACTGATATTCTGGAAGAAGCTTCTGCAAAAGGAAAAACAGCTTCTTTAAGTGTTTTAAAAACCAATAAGGCACAAAAGCTTTACCTAAGCCTGGGATTCAAAACGATAAGTGAAGATGAACATTCTTTCTTCATGGAATTCTCTCCGATTTAA
- the tyrS gene encoding tyrosine--tRNA ligase: protein MIDTLQENVSIILPENGLEEKLRQAKEENRTLSIKLGFDPTAPDLHLGHAVVLKKLKQFQDLGHQIIIVVGSFTARIGDPTGKNKARKPLSAEDVQHNAQTYIDQLSKIINVEKTKIVFNSDWLDVLNFSEVIQLLSKVTVAQLMHRNDFNKRFTENTPIAMHELVYPILQGFDSVKIECDIEMGGTDQLFNCTMGRQLQEVHQMPAQIVMCMPLLKGLDGKEKMSKSLNNIIGLTDEPNEMFGKTMSIPDTLIEEFIDLTTDFSVDEKSSLKSKMSNGENPMNIKKLVAKNIISQYHNDKAAENAELFFNNQFQNKNFDEKSFEPVSINMLNHHQLKITVLELCHQLKNDLSKSAVRRLIQSGGVQINMIKMMEPDTKIELVKETKIKIGRRNFFELV from the coding sequence ATGATTGATACATTACAAGAAAATGTTTCTATTATCCTGCCGGAAAACGGATTGGAGGAGAAATTAAGACAAGCAAAAGAAGAAAACAGAACCCTATCCATTAAACTAGGTTTTGATCCCACTGCTCCGGATTTACATCTTGGACATGCTGTTGTCCTGAAAAAGCTGAAACAGTTTCAGGATCTTGGCCATCAGATTATTATTGTGGTAGGAAGCTTTACAGCGAGAATTGGTGATCCCACCGGAAAAAATAAAGCCAGAAAGCCTTTAAGTGCTGAAGACGTTCAGCATAATGCACAGACTTATATCGACCAGCTATCTAAAATCATTAATGTTGAAAAAACAAAGATTGTTTTCAATTCTGACTGGCTTGATGTACTGAATTTTTCAGAAGTTATCCAGCTGTTATCAAAAGTAACCGTTGCACAACTGATGCACAGAAATGATTTTAACAAAAGGTTTACTGAAAATACCCCTATTGCCATGCATGAGCTGGTATACCCTATTCTGCAAGGCTTTGATTCTGTAAAAATTGAATGTGATATTGAAATGGGCGGAACTGATCAGCTGTTCAACTGTACTATGGGAAGACAATTGCAGGAAGTTCACCAGATGCCTGCCCAAATCGTGATGTGCATGCCTTTATTGAAAGGACTTGATGGAAAAGAAAAGATGAGCAAATCTTTAAACAATATCATTGGACTGACTGATGAACCAAATGAAATGTTTGGAAAAACCATGTCTATTCCGGATACATTAATCGAAGAATTTATTGATCTGACCACTGATTTTTCAGTCGACGAAAAAAGCAGTTTAAAATCAAAAATGAGCAATGGAGAAAACCCGATGAACATCAAAAAACTGGTTGCCAAAAATATTATCAGTCAATATCATAATGATAAAGCAGCTGAAAATGCTGAGCTGTTCTTCAATAACCAGTTTCAGAATAAGAATTTTGATGAAAAAAGCTTTGAACCTGTTTCTATCAATATGCTGAATCATCACCAACTGAAAATAACTGTTCTTGAACTTTGTCACCAGCTAAAAAATGACCTCAGCAAATCTGCAGTCCGAAGATTGATTCAAAGTGGCGGAGTTCAAATCAATATGATAAAAATGATGGAACCGGATACAAAAATTGAACTTGTAAAAGAAACTAAGATAAAGATCGGCAGAAGAAACTTTTTTGAGCTGGTCTAA
- a CDS encoding GNAT family N-acetyltransferase translates to MNSNTSDKPAIIIRKGDPSDLPEMLQLFQDTIITICQEDYNIDQLNAWRSGTENQERWNNVIKQQFILIAEIKNKTVGFCTLDKGNYIDLLFVHKDYQHLGIATQLYKLIEKEALHQNQKFLTADVSKTAKPFFERMNFKLIQEQTVNVKGVDLINYKMEKAL, encoded by the coding sequence ATGAACAGCAATACATCCGATAAACCGGCCATTATCATCAGAAAAGGAGACCCAAGCGATCTTCCGGAGATGTTACAGCTTTTCCAGGACACTATAATAACTATTTGCCAGGAAGATTATAATATCGATCAGCTTAATGCGTGGAGATCTGGTACAGAGAATCAGGAAAGATGGAACAATGTCATCAAACAACAATTTATTTTAATTGCTGAAATAAAAAATAAAACAGTAGGTTTTTGTACCCTTGATAAAGGAAATTATATCGATCTGCTCTTTGTTCATAAAGATTATCAACATCTGGGAATTGCCACTCAACTGTATAAGCTTATTGAAAAAGAAGCGTTGCATCAAAATCAAAAATTTTTAACTGCAGATGTTAGCAAAACAGCAAAACCCTTTTTTGAAAGGATGAATTTTAAACTTATTCAGGAACAAACTGTGAACGTAAAAGGAGTAGATCTCATCAATTATAAGATGGAAAAAGCCTTATAA
- a CDS encoding TetR/AcrR family transcriptional regulator: protein MSTKEKILAKALELFNDQGYNNITTRHIAAELSISPGNLHYHFKHSEDIIKILFSELTLKMDELLNKMKEKEDKTLNDLYRFTSSTCEIFYDYRFIFMNLVDILKKIPEVESQYEGINFSRREEFQLIFSDLQRNNVFKKDVPDFIINNLTEQIFIIADNWITHNRLISKLKKKAAIQSYTLLLMNLFYPFLNKDQQKLYEQQYIR, encoded by the coding sequence ATGAGCACAAAGGAAAAAATTCTGGCTAAGGCTCTGGAACTCTTTAATGACCAGGGATACAACAATATCACAACAAGACATATTGCAGCTGAACTTTCTATCAGTCCGGGAAACCTTCATTACCATTTCAAGCATTCTGAAGATATAATCAAGATTCTTTTTTCTGAACTTACCCTTAAAATGGATGAGCTGCTAAACAAGATGAAGGAGAAAGAGGATAAAACACTAAATGATCTTTACAGGTTCACTTCTTCCACTTGCGAGATATTTTACGATTACAGGTTCATCTTCATGAATCTTGTCGATATATTGAAAAAAATACCTGAAGTTGAATCTCAGTATGAAGGCATTAACTTCAGCCGAAGAGAAGAATTTCAACTTATTTTCTCAGATCTTCAAAGGAATAATGTTTTCAAAAAAGATGTTCCTGATTTTATCATTAATAATCTTACTGAACAAATTTTCATTATTGCTGACAATTGGATTACCCATAACCGGCTGATTTCAAAGCTTAAGAAAAAAGCAGCAATTCAGTCGTATACGCTTTTACTGATGAACCTCTTCTATCCTTTCCTGAATAAAGATCAACAAAAACTCTATGAACAGCAATACATCCGATAA
- a CDS encoding outer membrane beta-barrel family protein, whose amino-acid sequence MNRKIILLLSLTVSSFIFAQSVEGTITDKENKPVAETEVLITKNDIKFSAITDDKGLFKIPLKEDGNYILEIIKDGVKTNNEKIEVKGNIRKDIQIKDEPVVQKVEGVTITAKKKLFERKVDRLVFNVENSVASQGIDAIEALAKTPMVKTSDEAISIAGKSNVAVMINDRLLNLNGQELINYLKTIRSDDILKIEVITTPPAKYDAEGKSGLINIILKKNANLGWNGSIQTSGNYFWGKPTVSSRGGATFNYQGEKLSLSTNLSAGDNYWQYNTYNNMSGISNNNYWNKDGDNLNNYKYQSGNIKAEYKINDKNLIGINYNYSHSNPKEIGVSKSVRFNGKELINISSDFNNRNSRDVHNATAFYETKIDSAGGKLNITANLMLNNSNARNFSNTYTPQEIYTMANPISKYRIYSGQADLEKTFGKIKTESGLKYTKIKNDSEFNFFDIINGQNQLNAGKTNTFLYNEENYAAYFSTNFKINDQWDAKAGLRYEYTTLEGISMNDHISTKIKYGKLFPTAYISYKPNENNSFSLSYSRRISRPYFGNLNPFKYFTSNFEYTTGNPYLLPSFSDNFEFGYVLNNNLNITLYHSYNKDSWDRIQMIDENYRYTIAKNFYNENQTGVNISYNYNKLKWLESTIFLNGYYTKAKSYDPSILPVPPGYSANVNIDNSFFLNKDKTVTFLLGLWGSLPNRDGNTYYYTNASLYTGLKLAFMDKKLLVNLYLNDVLNTNREKGIEYYPDYNIDYQYKGITRNVHLSLTYKFGNNNVKGATKQVKFEDSNRANSGNN is encoded by the coding sequence ATGAACCGGAAAATTATTCTTCTTTTAAGTCTTACAGTTTCTTCATTCATTTTTGCACAAAGTGTAGAGGGAACCATTACAGACAAAGAAAATAAACCTGTAGCAGAAACAGAGGTGCTTATCACAAAAAATGACATTAAATTTTCTGCTATTACAGATGACAAAGGATTATTCAAAATTCCTTTGAAAGAAGATGGAAATTACATACTTGAGATTATAAAAGATGGCGTAAAAACCAACAATGAGAAAATTGAAGTAAAAGGAAATATCAGAAAGGATATTCAGATCAAGGATGAGCCGGTAGTACAGAAAGTAGAAGGCGTAACCATTACCGCAAAGAAAAAATTATTCGAGAGAAAAGTAGACCGTCTGGTCTTCAATGTGGAGAATTCTGTAGCATCACAGGGCATTGATGCTATAGAAGCTCTTGCTAAAACACCCATGGTAAAAACCAGTGATGAAGCGATAAGTATTGCCGGAAAAAGCAATGTAGCTGTTATGATTAATGACAGATTACTGAACCTGAACGGACAGGAACTTATCAATTATCTGAAGACAATCCGTTCTGATGATATTCTTAAGATTGAGGTCATCACTACCCCACCGGCAAAATATGACGCAGAAGGGAAAAGTGGACTGATTAATATTATTCTTAAGAAAAATGCCAATCTGGGATGGAATGGATCTATTCAGACTTCAGGAAATTATTTTTGGGGAAAGCCTACCGTTTCCTCAAGAGGAGGTGCCACCTTCAATTACCAGGGAGAAAAACTTTCATTAAGTACCAATTTATCTGCTGGGGATAATTACTGGCAGTATAATACTTATAATAATATGTCCGGTATTTCAAATAATAATTACTGGAACAAAGATGGAGACAATCTTAACAATTATAAATACCAAAGTGGAAATATAAAAGCTGAATATAAGATTAATGATAAAAACCTTATCGGCATCAATTATAATTATTCACACAGCAATCCTAAGGAAATAGGAGTAAGTAAATCGGTCCGTTTCAATGGAAAGGAACTCATTAATATTTCTTCTGATTTCAATAACAGAAACAGTCGGGATGTTCACAATGCTACAGCATTTTATGAAACTAAAATCGATAGTGCCGGAGGTAAGCTGAATATAACAGCTAATTTGATGCTTAACAATTCCAATGCGAGAAATTTCTCCAACACCTATACTCCACAAGAGATCTATACAATGGCTAACCCAATCAGTAAATACAGAATTTACTCGGGACAGGCTGATCTGGAAAAAACATTTGGTAAAATAAAAACAGAATCCGGGCTGAAGTATACGAAAATCAAAAACGATTCTGAATTTAATTTCTTTGACATTATCAACGGACAAAACCAGCTTAACGCAGGCAAAACCAACACATTCCTTTATAATGAAGAAAACTATGCCGCTTATTTTTCAACCAATTTTAAGATCAATGATCAATGGGATGCAAAGGCTGGGCTTCGTTATGAATACACCACGCTGGAAGGTATTTCTATGAATGATCATATTTCCACAAAGATCAAATATGGTAAACTCTTTCCTACTGCTTACATAAGCTATAAGCCTAACGAAAACAATTCATTTTCATTAAGTTATTCCCGAAGAATTTCACGCCCTTATTTTGGAAATCTGAATCCATTTAAGTATTTCACCTCCAACTTTGAATACACCACCGGAAATCCTTATCTACTGCCATCATTTTCGGATAATTTTGAATTCGGGTATGTTTTGAATAACAACCTCAACATTACACTTTATCACAGCTACAACAAAGACAGCTGGGACAGAATTCAGATGATTGATGAAAATTACAGATACACCATCGCGAAGAATTTCTATAATGAAAATCAGACCGGAGTCAATATCAGTTATAACTACAACAAACTGAAATGGCTGGAATCTACTATTTTTCTGAATGGATATTATACCAAAGCAAAATCTTATGATCCGTCTATTCTTCCTGTTCCTCCGGGATACAGTGCCAATGTAAACATAGATAACAGTTTCTTCCTTAATAAAGATAAAACAGTGACTTTCTTACTGGGATTATGGGGAAGCCTTCCGAACAGAGATGGAAATACCTATTATTACACCAATGCCTCATTATACACAGGACTCAAATTAGCATTCATGGATAAAAAGCTTTTAGTCAATCTGTATTTGAATGATGTGCTGAATACCAACCGTGAAAAAGGAATAGAATATTATCCGGATTATAATATTGATTACCAATACAAAGGAATTACCAGAAACGTTCATCTTTCCCTAACCTATAAATTCGGAAACAATAATGTAAAAGGAGCTACAAAACAGGTGAAATTTGAAGACTCCAACAGGGCAAACAGCGGCAACAATTAA